A stretch of DNA from Chloroflexota bacterium:
ACATTTTGCCTCCTCATTGTTTGTGGCATGGCTACAGGCGCCATGCTCAGATCTCATCGATTAGAGGTTCTGTTCAGAAGTAGCCTGATTTCTGGGTTGTGTTGGTGACTATTGCAGCACCCATCCGTCTTTTGTCAAGTCCAAGGCCGCGATATGATCAAGGACGAGGCCATCGCTCAATATCTGCCATGAGCTTCTATGACCGGGGTGTGGGCAGTCTATCTTGGCTGAACAGGGCTTGATGCCTTGAGCAGGGGTTTGGTGGGTTCCATCCGCCTCAGAGGCTGTGAATTTATTGCCCCTTCAAAGCTGGAAATCGTGAGTTGCCGAAGCTACGGCCCGCATTTCTTCACAAACTCTCAGGCGGATTTCACCTACCCTGCGGAGCAGTGGCTGTGATGCCACGTGAGACAGGTACCAATGTGATCCAGGTCATAGACTGAAAGGTGTGATTCGCCATACCATGCAGTTGGTAGGAGAAAGGACTTGACAAAACAGACAAGACCTGGTTTAATTAGTAATGGTTACTGTTACTAATTGAATAAGGGTCTGGTGATAGTGGGCCAGAAGGTTAGAAATTCAAAACAGAGGCAGGCGATATTGAATGTTCTGAAAGGAACAAAGTCGCACCCTACGGCTGATTGGATCTATGAGCAAGTAAGGAAGGAGATACCCAACATCAGCCTGGGGACGGTTTATCGAAACCTGAAGCTGATGAAGGAGGAGGGAGGGATCCTGAACCTGGAAATGGGCAGCCTGAACAGGTTCGATGGCAACAGCCAGAATCACTATCACTTCATGTGTGAGCAGTGTGGTAGGGTTTTCGATATAGATGAGCCTATTGATGCAGAAATCGACGAAAGGGTGGCACACAAAACGAGTTTCCTGGTGCGGTACCATCGGTTGGAATTCCATGGACTGTGCCTTGATTGCCAAACAAATAGTGTTGCTAAGGAGGTCTAACAATGGATACTGCTGTCAAAGAACTGAAGCAAAACGTGTGCATTAAGGCGGTGAAGGGTCTCTACCGCGGCCAGGAGCGGATTGACATGGACGCGGGCTACCGGTCAGAGGTCAAGGTCTGTCTGGAGCGGGCACGCCTGATAACGGAGTCCTACAAGGAGACGGAAGGCGAGCCTATGATCACCAGGCGGGCCAAGGCACTGAAGAAGATCCTGGAGAACATGA
This window harbors:
- a CDS encoding transcriptional repressor encodes the protein MGQKVRNSKQRQAILNVLKGTKSHPTADWIYEQVRKEIPNISLGTVYRNLKLMKEEGGILNLEMGSLNRFDGNSQNHYHFMCEQCGRVFDIDEPIDAEIDERVAHKTSFLVRYHRLEFHGLCLDCQTNSVAKEV